In Gorilla gorilla gorilla isolate KB3781 chromosome 12, NHGRI_mGorGor1-v2.1_pri, whole genome shotgun sequence, the following are encoded in one genomic region:
- the IL1F10 gene encoding interleukin-1 family member 10 has protein sequence MCSLPMARYYTIKYADQKALYTRDGQLLVGDPVADNCCAEKICILPNRGLDRTKVPIFLGIQGGSRCLACVETEEGPSLQLEDVNIEELYKGGEEATRFTFFQSSSGSAFRLEAAARPGWFLCGPAEPQQPVQLTKESEPSARTKFYFEQSW, from the exons ATGTGTTCCCTCCCCATGGCAAGATACTACAC AATTAAATATGCAGACCAGAAGGCTCTATACACAAGAGATGGCCAGCTGCTGGTGGGAGATCCTGTTGCAGACAACTGCTGTGCAG AGAAGATCTGCATACTTCCTAACAGAGGCTTGGACCGCACCAAGGTCCCCATTTTCCTGGGGATCCAGGGAGGGAGCCGCTGCCTGGCATGTGTGGAGACAGAAGAGGGGCCTTCCCTACAGCTGGAG GATGTGAACATTGAGGAACTGTACAAAGGTGGTGAAGAGGCCACACGCTTCACCTTCTTCCAGAGCAGCTCAGGCTCCGCCTTCAGGCTTGAGGCTGCTGCCCGGCCTGGCTGGTTCCTGTGTGGCCCGGCAGAGCCCCAGCAGCCAGTACAGCTCACCAAGGAGAGTGAGCCCTCAGCCCGTACCAAGTTTTACTTTGAACAGAGCTGGTAG